From one Amycolatopsis sp. FDAARGOS 1241 genomic stretch:
- a CDS encoding enoyl-CoA hydratase/isomerase family protein encodes MSRYARFGHLRVDGPDEDGVVELVLDAPNLNAVSDEAHGELAEIWREFDRDREVNAVLLRGEGKGFSAGGSFDLVEKLTTDFEARSRTMREARDLVYNVIDCSKPIVSAIHGPAVGAGLVAGVLADVSVVTKTAKIVDGHTRLGVAAGDHAAICWPLLCGMAKAKYYLLTCRPLTGEEAERIGLVSLCVDDDAELLPTAREIAHELTNGAPNAIRFTKQSLNMWYRQLAGSIFDASVALEFYGFAGPEVREGLASHREHRKPDFTGKADA; translated from the coding sequence ATGAGCCGGTACGCACGTTTCGGGCACCTGAGGGTCGACGGGCCGGACGAGGACGGCGTCGTCGAACTGGTGCTGGACGCGCCGAACCTCAACGCCGTGAGCGATGAGGCGCACGGGGAGCTCGCGGAGATCTGGCGGGAGTTCGACCGCGACCGCGAGGTGAACGCGGTGCTGCTGCGCGGTGAGGGCAAAGGGTTCTCGGCGGGCGGCTCGTTCGACCTGGTCGAGAAGCTGACCACCGATTTCGAGGCCCGCTCGCGCACCATGCGGGAGGCGCGCGACCTCGTCTACAACGTGATCGACTGCTCGAAGCCGATCGTCTCGGCGATCCACGGCCCGGCCGTCGGCGCCGGACTCGTCGCGGGGGTGCTGGCCGACGTGTCCGTGGTGACCAAGACGGCGAAGATCGTCGACGGCCACACGCGGCTCGGCGTCGCGGCCGGGGACCACGCGGCGATCTGCTGGCCGCTGCTGTGCGGGATGGCGAAGGCCAAGTACTACTTGCTCACGTGCCGCCCGCTCACCGGCGAGGAGGCCGAGCGGATCGGCCTGGTTTCGCTGTGTGTGGACGACGACGCGGAACTTCTGCCGACCGCGCGGGAGATCGCCCACGAGCTCACGAATGGAGCGCCGAACGCGATCCGCTTCACCAAGCAGAGCCTCAACATGTGGTACCGCCAGCTCGCCGGCTCGATCTTCGACGCGTCGGTGGCGCTGGAGTTCTACGGCTTCGCCGGCCCGGAGGTCCGGGAAGGCCTCGCGTCGCACCGCGAGCACCGCAAGCCCGACTTCACGGGGAAAGCAGATGCCTGA
- a CDS encoding cytochrome P450, whose protein sequence is MVTRQGPQAIPSEQALAESAEPREPAARASVADTARVVTRVLLPTLATGVIKRRPWVLALAQKLRAGRPAVDELRRLRRRYGMRPLRLRVPGRAIDLVLSPEEVGALLAGTPWPFSADTREKAAALGHFQPHGVLISEGHAREVRRKVNEAVLEPGREVHELAGPWARVLHDQADVLLRRTLDWDSFNEHWWIAVRQIVLGGDTAEDRELTDLLAQLRLDANWAYARPKHRKTRQRFLDLVRRQVALARPGSLAAALAAQPDNGVTDPAGQLPHWLFAFDAAGMAVFRTLALLATHPDSRAEAHAEPAGLDLTQPHQLPLLRAAVLESVRLWPTTPALLRESRTATAWGPEKTTFFIYTPFFHRDPDQLPCANTFDPALWLDGRAAANPALVPFSGGPGACPGRDLVLFTASTMLANLLQHHDFRLRDTILTPGDLPLTLDNFGLRFEVTVR, encoded by the coding sequence ATGGTGACGCGACAAGGACCGCAGGCAATCCCGTCCGAGCAGGCCCTCGCCGAGTCCGCGGAGCCGCGCGAACCCGCCGCGCGGGCGAGCGTGGCGGACACCGCGAGGGTGGTGACGCGGGTGCTGCTGCCGACACTGGCCACCGGCGTGATCAAGCGCCGGCCGTGGGTGCTGGCGCTGGCGCAGAAGCTGCGCGCCGGCCGGCCCGCGGTCGACGAGCTGCGCCGGCTGCGGCGCCGCTACGGTATGCGGCCGCTGCGGCTGCGGGTGCCCGGGCGGGCGATCGATCTCGTGCTCTCACCGGAGGAAGTCGGCGCGCTGCTGGCCGGGACGCCGTGGCCGTTCAGCGCGGACACGCGCGAGAAGGCGGCGGCGCTCGGGCACTTCCAGCCCCACGGCGTGCTGATCTCCGAAGGCCACGCGCGCGAGGTGCGGCGCAAGGTGAACGAGGCCGTGCTGGAGCCGGGCCGTGAGGTGCACGAGCTGGCCGGGCCGTGGGCGCGGGTGCTTCACGACCAGGCCGATGTCCTGCTGCGCCGCACCCTCGACTGGGACAGCTTCAACGAGCACTGGTGGATCGCCGTCCGGCAGATCGTGCTCGGGGGTGACACGGCCGAGGACCGCGAGCTGACCGACCTGCTGGCACAGCTGCGGCTCGACGCCAACTGGGCCTACGCGCGCCCGAAGCACCGCAAAACGCGGCAACGGTTCCTCGACCTCGTCCGCCGCCAGGTCGCACTGGCCCGGCCGGGCAGCCTCGCCGCCGCGCTCGCGGCCCAGCCGGACAACGGTGTAACCGACCCGGCTGGGCAGCTGCCGCACTGGCTGTTCGCGTTCGACGCGGCGGGGATGGCCGTCTTCCGGACCCTGGCCCTGCTGGCTACCCACCCCGACAGCCGCGCCGAAGCCCACGCCGAGCCGGCTGGCCTCGACTTGACGCAACCGCACCAGCTCCCCCTGCTCCGCGCGGCCGTGCTCGAATCCGTCCGGCTCTGGCCCACCACGCCGGCGCTGCTGCGCGAAAGCCGCACCGCCACCGCCTGGGGCCCGGAGAAGACGACGTTCTTCATCTACACGCCCTTCTTCCACCGCGACCCCGACCAGCTGCCATGTGCGAACACCTTCGACCCGGCCTTGTGGCTCGACGGCCGCGCCGCGGCCAACCCGGCGCTTGTCCCGTTCAGCGGCGGCCCCGGCGCCTGCCCGGGCCGTGACCTGGTGCTCTTCACCGCGTCGACGATGCTCGCGAACCTGCTGCAGCACCACGACTTCCGCCTCCGCGACACCATCTTGACACCGGGCGACCTGCCGCTGACGCTCGACAACTTCGGGCTACGGTTCGAGGTCACCGTGCGCTGA
- a CDS encoding aminotransferase class I/II-fold pyridoxal phosphate-dependent enzyme — MDHSRAPVLEAVHRYRADGYLSFLPPGHKQGRGVDPRVAEVVGRDVFASDVILMNGIDDRAMSRGVLARAEDLMADAVGASRAFFSTCGSSLSVKSAMLSVAGPGEKLLLSRNAHKSVVAGVIISGVEPVWVHPRWDGRLHLAHPPGPDAVEANLELHPDAKGMLLITPTDYGTCGAIRETARLCHARGLPLIVDEAWGAHLPFHPDLPTWAMNAEADLCVTSVHKMGNGLEQGSVFHLQGDRVDPEVLAARADLLGTTSPSSLIFAGLDGWRRQMVEHGRELLDRAIELAKATRADLSAIPGIKVMERPDFVGPGLADDQDPLKIVLDLAELGRSGYDVNNWLRDEHRVDLGLSDHRRVTAQLTVADDEETASRLVAAIRSLAERADELPAAKPIDLPGPGELELEQALLPRDAFFGPTEDVEPGQAVGRIAAEMISPYPPGVPAVLPGERITRTVLDYLLSGLDAGMYVPDPADVRLRTLRVVAS; from the coding sequence CTGGACCATTCGCGTGCACCCGTCCTGGAGGCTGTCCACCGCTACCGGGCAGACGGTTACCTGAGTTTCCTGCCCCCGGGCCACAAGCAGGGCCGGGGCGTCGATCCGCGCGTTGCCGAAGTCGTCGGCCGCGACGTGTTCGCCTCGGACGTCATCCTGATGAACGGCATCGACGACCGGGCCATGAGCCGAGGCGTGCTCGCGCGTGCCGAGGACCTCATGGCCGACGCCGTCGGCGCCAGCCGCGCGTTCTTCTCGACGTGCGGCAGCTCCCTGTCGGTCAAATCGGCGATGCTGTCGGTGGCCGGGCCGGGGGAGAAGCTGCTCTTGTCGCGCAACGCCCACAAGTCCGTGGTCGCCGGTGTGATCATCAGCGGGGTCGAGCCGGTGTGGGTGCACCCGCGCTGGGACGGTCGTCTGCACCTGGCGCACCCGCCGGGACCGGACGCCGTCGAGGCGAACCTCGAACTTCACCCCGACGCCAAGGGCATGCTGCTGATCACGCCCACCGACTACGGCACCTGCGGCGCGATCCGGGAGACCGCGCGGTTGTGCCACGCGCGCGGCCTGCCCCTGATCGTCGACGAGGCGTGGGGCGCTCACCTGCCGTTCCACCCGGACTTGCCGACGTGGGCGATGAACGCGGAGGCCGACCTGTGCGTGACGAGCGTGCACAAAATGGGCAACGGGCTCGAACAGGGCTCGGTGTTTCACCTGCAGGGCGACCGCGTTGATCCCGAGGTGCTCGCCGCGCGCGCCGATCTGCTGGGTACGACCAGCCCTTCGTCGCTGATTTTCGCGGGCCTCGACGGGTGGCGCCGGCAAATGGTGGAGCACGGCCGCGAACTTCTCGACCGCGCGATCGAGCTCGCGAAGGCGACGCGCGCCGATCTGTCCGCCATCCCGGGGATCAAGGTCATGGAGCGGCCTGACTTCGTCGGGCCCGGCCTCGCCGATGATCAGGACCCGCTGAAGATCGTGCTCGACCTCGCCGAGCTCGGCCGCTCCGGCTACGACGTCAACAACTGGCTGCGCGACGAACACCGCGTCGACCTCGGGCTGTCGGACCACCGGCGGGTGACCGCGCAGCTCACGGTCGCCGACGACGAGGAGACCGCGAGCCGGCTCGTCGCCGCGATCCGGTCGCTCGCCGAGCGCGCGGACGAGCTGCCTGCGGCCAAGCCCATCGACCTGCCCGGCCCCGGCGAACTCGAGCTGGAACAGGCCCTGCTGCCGCGCGACGCGTTTTTCGGACCCACCGAGGACGTCGAACCCGGCCAGGCCGTAGGCCGGATCGCGGCCGAGATGATCAGCCCGTACCCGCCGGGCGTCCCCGCCGTGCTGCCCGGCGAGCGCATCACCCGGACCGTGCTCGACTACCTGCTCAGCGGCCTGGACGCGGGCATGTACGTGCCGGACCCGGCCGACGTGCGCCTGCGCACGCTGCGCGTCGTCGCCTCCTGA
- a CDS encoding molybdopterin oxidoreductase family protein, with protein sequence MAQRDGIGEPWGTRTPYGRGERWPARVDSHLAEGVRPEDVEGWARSAAVLHSNGDGLDLAVAGGRIAGVRGRADDRVNRGRLDPKDLFGWQANSAPDRLTVPLVRRHGELAEASWDEAMDLVVRRSKELLDEQGPGALGFYTSGQLFAEEYYTVAAVARGGLGTNHLDGNTRLCTATAAAALKETFGCDGQPASYTDVDHADVIALFGHNVAETQAVLWERILDRLAGSEPPKLLCVDPRATPVARAATLHLAPLPGTNVALMNGLLHEIIEHGWVDRDYVDRHTVGYDELAATVADYPPERVAEVCGLDAAEIREAARLLGTAEALLCTVLQGFYQSHQATAAAVQVNNVVLLRGMLGKPGAGVLQMNGQPTAENTRECGADGDLTGFRNWANDEHVRELAELWRVDVSRIPHYGPPTHLMQMLRYAENGSLRFLWVSATNPAVSLPDLHRIRSILAQDRLFLVVQDAFRTETAELADVVLPAAIWGEKTGTFTNADRTVHLSEKAVDPPGQARADLDIFLDYARRMDFRDRDGEPFPAWTDAESAFEAWQRASAGRPCDYSGLSYRKLCEVSGIQWPCTDEHPDGTERLYTDGKFFAHPDYCESYGRDLVTGAPTEPVEYRAMNPEGKAMLKAAGYFQPHETPDTERPFFLITGRTLHHFHTRTKTGRAPQLDAAAPEVWLEVSEADAAAAGLSEGDLAEVSTPRGAVRAHVRVGGIRDGVLFLPFHYGYWDVDHAAGKDGDRAANELTFTDWDPVSKQPLFKTAAAALRKVGEDKPAAAIAPAHTTVHEDPAGEAAR encoded by the coding sequence GTGGCGCAGCGGGACGGGATCGGCGAGCCCTGGGGCACGAGGACGCCGTACGGGCGGGGTGAGCGGTGGCCGGCGCGGGTGGACAGTCACCTCGCCGAGGGGGTACGCCCGGAAGATGTCGAGGGTTGGGCGCGCAGCGCGGCGGTGCTGCATTCCAACGGCGACGGTCTCGACCTGGCGGTCGCCGGCGGGCGGATCGCCGGGGTGCGCGGCCGGGCCGACGACCGCGTCAACCGCGGGCGGCTGGATCCCAAGGACCTCTTCGGGTGGCAGGCCAACTCGGCGCCGGACCGGCTGACGGTCCCGTTGGTGCGCCGGCACGGTGAGCTGGCCGAGGCGAGCTGGGACGAAGCCATGGACCTCGTCGTCCGCCGCAGCAAGGAGCTGCTCGACGAGCAAGGGCCTGGTGCGCTGGGCTTCTACACCAGCGGCCAGCTGTTCGCCGAGGAGTACTACACAGTGGCCGCGGTCGCGCGCGGTGGCCTCGGGACGAACCACCTGGACGGCAACACCCGCCTGTGCACGGCAACGGCCGCGGCGGCGCTCAAGGAAACGTTCGGGTGTGACGGGCAGCCCGCGTCCTACACCGATGTCGACCACGCCGACGTCATCGCGCTCTTCGGCCACAACGTCGCCGAAACACAAGCGGTGCTCTGGGAACGGATCCTCGACCGGCTGGCCGGCTCCGAGCCCCCGAAACTGCTGTGCGTGGACCCGCGCGCCACGCCGGTCGCTCGCGCCGCGACCCTGCACCTCGCCCCCCTGCCCGGCACCAACGTGGCGTTGATGAACGGGCTGCTGCACGAGATCATCGAACACGGCTGGGTCGACCGCGATTACGTGGACCGTCACACGGTCGGGTACGACGAGCTCGCGGCGACGGTCGCGGACTACCCGCCCGAGCGCGTCGCGGAGGTCTGCGGGCTCGACGCGGCGGAGATCCGCGAAGCCGCGCGGCTGCTCGGCACGGCGGAGGCACTGCTGTGCACCGTGCTGCAGGGCTTCTACCAGTCCCACCAGGCCACGGCCGCCGCCGTGCAAGTCAACAACGTCGTGCTGCTGCGGGGGATGCTCGGCAAACCCGGCGCCGGCGTGCTGCAGATGAACGGGCAGCCCACCGCGGAGAACACGCGCGAGTGCGGCGCCGACGGTGACCTGACCGGATTCCGCAACTGGGCCAACGACGAACACGTGCGCGAGCTGGCCGAACTCTGGCGCGTCGACGTGAGCCGGATCCCGCACTACGGGCCGCCGACCCACCTCATGCAGATGCTGCGCTACGCCGAGAACGGCAGCCTGCGTTTCCTGTGGGTATCGGCCACCAACCCGGCCGTGTCCCTGCCCGACCTGCACCGCATCCGCTCGATCCTGGCGCAGGACCGGCTGTTTCTCGTGGTGCAGGACGCGTTCCGCACCGAGACCGCCGAGCTCGCCGACGTCGTGCTCCCGGCGGCGATCTGGGGGGAGAAGACCGGCACGTTCACCAACGCTGACCGCACGGTGCACCTGTCGGAGAAGGCCGTCGACCCGCCGGGGCAGGCGCGGGCCGACCTCGACATCTTCCTGGACTACGCGCGGCGGATGGACTTCCGCGACCGGGACGGCGAGCCGTTCCCGGCGTGGACCGACGCCGAGTCGGCATTCGAGGCCTGGCAACGGGCGTCGGCCGGCCGCCCGTGCGACTACAGCGGGCTGAGCTACCGGAAGTTGTGCGAGGTGAGCGGGATCCAGTGGCCGTGCACCGACGAGCACCCCGACGGCACCGAGCGGCTCTACACCGACGGGAAGTTCTTCGCCCACCCCGACTACTGCGAAAGCTACGGGCGTGACCTGGTCACCGGCGCGCCCACGGAACCGGTCGAGTACCGGGCGATGAACCCCGAGGGCAAGGCGATGCTCAAGGCCGCCGGGTACTTCCAACCCCACGAGACACCGGACACCGAGCGTCCGTTCTTCCTGATCACCGGCCGCACCCTCCACCACTTCCACACCCGCACGAAAACCGGGCGCGCGCCGCAGCTGGATGCGGCGGCGCCGGAGGTGTGGCTGGAGGTGTCCGAAGCGGACGCCGCCGCGGCGGGGCTGTCCGAAGGGGACCTCGCGGAGGTGTCGACGCCGCGCGGCGCGGTGCGCGCCCACGTCCGGGTCGGGGGGATCCGCGACGGGGTGCTGTTCCTGCCGTTCCACTACGGCTACTGGGACGTCGACCACGCCGCAGGTAAGGACGGTGACCGGGCGGCGAACGAGCTGACGTTCACCGACTGGGACCCCGTGTCCAAGCAACCGTTGTTCAAAACCGCCGCCGCCGCATTGCGCAAGGTCGGGGAGGACAAGCCGGCGGCCGCGATCGCGCCGGCACACACGACGGTCCACGAGGACCCCGCCGGGGAGGCCGCCCGATGA
- a CDS encoding hemerythrin domain-containing protein, whose protein sequence is MTTTKRETDLISVIVDDHRAVEGVFTELESGTGDAQRRKDLVDHVIAELVRHSVAEEQHMYPAARKHLEGGDELADHEIEEHSEAEKVMKQLERLDPGDDGFESLLANLMTDIRHHIEDEEQDLLPKLRAACPPEELRDLGEKVLAAKEKAPTRPHPGAPDRPPVNLVLDRGAAFVDKIRDTLSGRHT, encoded by the coding sequence ATGACCACCACGAAACGCGAAACGGACCTGATCTCGGTGATCGTCGACGACCACCGCGCAGTGGAAGGCGTGTTCACCGAACTGGAGTCGGGCACGGGCGATGCGCAGCGGCGCAAGGACCTGGTGGATCACGTGATCGCCGAACTGGTGCGCCACTCCGTCGCGGAGGAGCAGCACATGTACCCGGCCGCACGCAAGCACCTCGAGGGCGGCGACGAGCTCGCCGACCACGAGATCGAGGAGCACTCGGAAGCCGAGAAGGTGATGAAGCAGCTCGAGCGGCTCGACCCGGGCGACGACGGCTTCGAGTCGCTGCTGGCGAACCTGATGACGGACATCCGCCACCACATCGAGGACGAGGAGCAGGACCTGCTCCCCAAGCTGCGCGCCGCGTGTCCACCCGAGGAACTGCGTGACCTCGGGGAAAAGGTGCTGGCCGCGAAGGAGAAGGCGCCCACGCGCCCGCACCCGGGCGCACCGGACCGTCCGCCGGTCAACCTCGTGCTCGACCGCGGGGCCGCGTTCGTCGACAAGATCCGCGACACGCTGTCCGGGCGGCACACGTAA
- a CDS encoding SRPBCC family protein has protein sequence MNAVVTKTLKKTTDKVTDTAGKATGAATGAATGAVSKATGDTSVLTDALKGLGQAAVNRATTSLTKRISSTAGRLTDFAEGGGGGLLEAATGGKPGVKGKAMMGAVKGGLSGIAQKVKDAFTGGGGGGRGDKIKLTNIVEEIDIGAPIDLVYDQWTRFTEFPSFMKKVKNVEQVSDEKTEWKAQVFWSHRSWEATTLEQVPYERIVWRSKAQKGHVDGAVTFHELTPDLTKVVLVLAYHPQGMFERTGNIWRAQGRRVRLELKHFRRHVMTEALLHPDEVEGWHGEIHDGQVVEQQDEDSDRDESADTESEQEQDSGAAGAEEDEDAEESEEEPEETEDTDESEDSDEPEEAAEDERPRRRRARAGAGRSRGGNR, from the coding sequence GTGAACGCAGTGGTCACGAAGACCCTGAAGAAGACCACGGACAAAGTGACCGACACGGCCGGCAAAGCGACCGGCGCCGCCACCGGTGCGGCGACCGGCGCAGTGTCGAAGGCCACCGGCGACACCAGCGTGCTGACCGACGCGCTGAAGGGGCTGGGCCAGGCGGCGGTGAACCGCGCGACGACTTCGCTGACGAAGCGAATCTCATCCACGGCCGGTCGCCTCACCGACTTCGCCGAAGGCGGCGGTGGGGGCCTGCTGGAGGCCGCCACCGGCGGCAAGCCCGGCGTCAAGGGCAAGGCGATGATGGGTGCGGTCAAGGGTGGCCTGTCCGGGATCGCGCAGAAGGTCAAGGACGCGTTCACCGGTGGGGGCGGCGGTGGCCGGGGCGACAAGATCAAACTCACGAACATCGTCGAGGAGATCGACATCGGCGCGCCCATCGACCTCGTGTACGACCAGTGGACCCGGTTCACCGAGTTCCCGTCGTTCATGAAGAAGGTGAAGAACGTCGAGCAGGTCAGTGACGAGAAGACCGAGTGGAAGGCGCAGGTCTTCTGGTCGCACCGCAGCTGGGAGGCCACGACCCTCGAACAGGTGCCCTACGAGCGGATCGTGTGGCGCTCGAAGGCGCAGAAGGGCCACGTCGACGGCGCGGTGACCTTCCACGAGCTGACTCCGGACCTCACGAAGGTCGTGCTCGTGCTCGCGTACCACCCGCAAGGCATGTTCGAACGCACCGGCAACATCTGGCGGGCCCAGGGCCGCCGTGTGCGGCTGGAGCTCAAGCACTTCCGCCGCCACGTGATGACCGAGGCCCTGCTCCACCCCGACGAGGTCGAGGGCTGGCACGGCGAGATCCACGACGGCCAGGTCGTCGAGCAGCAGGACGAGGACAGCGATCGCGACGAGAGCGCCGACACCGAGTCCGAACAGGAGCAAGACAGCGGCGCGGCCGGAGCCGAAGAAGACGAAGACGCCGAAGAGTCCGAAGAGGAGCCCGAGGAAACCGAAGACACCGACGAGTCCGAAGACAGCGATGAACCCGAAGAGGCGGCCGAAGACGAGCGGCCGCGCCGCCGGCGCGCCCGCGCGGGAGCCGGCAGAAGTCGAGGAGGGAACCGATGA
- the gvpJ gene encoding gas vesicle protein GvpJ, which produces MTTAVQPSGGGGGFDRPSSSSLADVIDTILDKGLVIDAYVRVSLVGIELLTIDARVVVASVDTYLRFAEAVNRLDISDTEQKGLPDLLEDVTSGGAKSKTKGAIEAAGDKLRDILGEDEEEGEPAGRGRKGR; this is translated from the coding sequence ATGACGACAGCTGTACAGCCGTCCGGAGGGGGCGGGGGTTTTGACCGGCCCAGTTCGAGCAGCCTCGCCGACGTGATCGACACGATCCTCGACAAGGGTCTCGTGATCGACGCGTACGTGCGGGTGTCCCTGGTGGGCATCGAGCTGCTGACCATCGACGCACGGGTCGTCGTGGCCAGTGTGGACACCTACCTGCGGTTCGCGGAGGCCGTGAACCGGCTGGACATCTCCGACACCGAGCAGAAGGGGCTGCCCGACCTGCTCGAGGACGTGACCTCCGGTGGCGCCAAGTCGAAGACCAAGGGCGCGATCGAGGCGGCCGGCGACAAGCTGCGCGACATCCTGGGTGAGGACGAGGAAGAAGGCGAACCCGCGGGCCGGGGAAGAAAGGGGCGGTGA
- a CDS encoding GvpL/GvpF family gas vesicle protein: protein MSTDTKTDTDTAVYVYGIVPSDVELDEDVQGVGDPPAAVKTVRSGPIAALVSEIPQDAPLGRPEDLSAHAGLLDAAAAELPVLPLRFGAVVTDEQAIVDELLDANRDDFTAALEQLEGKAEFIVKARYDERAILREVLSDSEQLQQLAEAIRGKPEDATRNERMALGEQITQAIEAKRAADTQRVADALAEVAVEMAPRQPTHEEEAVHLAVLAETGRQEELEAVLDELATEWEGRVEVRVLGPLAAYDFVVTRAPE, encoded by the coding sequence ATGAGCACCGACACGAAGACCGACACCGACACCGCCGTGTACGTCTACGGGATCGTGCCCTCCGACGTCGAACTCGACGAGGACGTGCAGGGGGTGGGCGATCCGCCCGCGGCCGTCAAGACCGTCCGGAGCGGACCGATCGCGGCGCTGGTGAGCGAAATCCCACAGGATGCGCCACTGGGCCGTCCCGAGGACCTCTCCGCACACGCCGGGCTGCTGGACGCGGCCGCCGCCGAACTGCCTGTACTGCCCCTGCGCTTCGGCGCCGTGGTCACGGACGAGCAGGCGATCGTCGACGAGCTCCTCGACGCGAACCGCGACGACTTCACCGCCGCACTCGAGCAGCTGGAGGGCAAGGCTGAGTTCATCGTCAAGGCGCGCTACGACGAGCGGGCCATCCTGCGAGAGGTCCTGTCGGACAGCGAGCAGCTGCAGCAGCTGGCCGAGGCGATCCGGGGCAAGCCCGAGGACGCCACCCGCAACGAGCGGATGGCCCTGGGTGAGCAGATCACCCAGGCGATCGAGGCTAAGCGTGCGGCCGACACCCAGCGCGTGGCCGACGCGCTCGCCGAGGTGGCCGTGGAAATGGCCCCGCGGCAGCCGACCCATGAGGAGGAGGCCGTGCACTTGGCCGTCCTGGCCGAAACCGGGCGGCAGGAGGAGCTGGAAGCCGTGCTGGACGAGCTCGCGACGGAGTGGGAAGGCCGCGTCGAGGTCCGCGTGCTCGGGCCGCTGGCGGCGTACGACTTCGTCGTGACGCGGGCACCGGAGTAG
- a CDS encoding gas vesicle protein GvpG yields the protein MGLLSGIAGLPLAPLRGVLALGELIRRRVDEEMHDPASVRRELEAVERARADGEISAEEEAEAQQQVLDRLTRARPPGPSDEKRR from the coding sequence ATGGGCCTGTTGTCGGGGATCGCCGGCCTGCCGCTCGCGCCGCTGCGCGGGGTACTCGCCCTGGGCGAGCTGATCCGGCGCCGGGTCGACGAGGAGATGCACGACCCGGCGTCCGTGCGGCGCGAGCTGGAAGCCGTGGAACGGGCGCGGGCGGACGGCGAGATCTCGGCCGAGGAAGAAGCCGAGGCGCAGCAACAGGTGCTGGATCGGCTGACCCGCGCCCGGCCGCCCGGCCCGTCCGACGAGAAGAGGAGGTGA
- the gvpO gene encoding gas vesicle protein GvpO, translated as MATSKGEGRTSSTRSRAKDGMVASTAAAAAVRQLDELITSEPVGVTSVEPIEDGWVVEVEVIEEHRIPSSADLLGLYEIELDDEGDLLAFRRTKRYARGKAGTGYEGS; from the coding sequence ATGGCCACGTCGAAGGGCGAGGGCCGCACGTCGTCGACCCGCAGTCGTGCGAAGGACGGCATGGTCGCCTCGACGGCGGCCGCCGCGGCGGTGCGGCAGCTGGACGAACTGATCACGAGCGAGCCGGTGGGCGTCACGTCCGTCGAGCCGATCGAGGACGGCTGGGTCGTGGAGGTGGAGGTGATCGAAGAACACCGCATCCCGTCTTCGGCCGACTTGCTGGGGCTGTACGAAATCGAGCTGGACGATGAGGGTGACCTCCTCGCGTTCCGCCGGACGAAGCGGTACGCGCGCGGTAAGGCGGGTACCGGCTACGAGGGGAGCTGA